Part of the Caulifigura coniformis genome, GCTTCTTGCTAAGCTCACTTCGTTGCAGGCACTTTCCTGGGAGCATCCATGTCGCAGAAGGTCACACGCCGCCAGACGCTGCTCGGACTGGGAGCCGTGGCAGGAGGACTTTTGTTCGCTCCATCTCTCTGCGCGGCCGAGACGACCTGGAAGGCCGGTGTCTCCCGCGAGGTCATCACCCCTGACACTCCTGTCTGGCTGGCCGGCTACGGTTCTCGGCGCGCCCCCGAAGGAAAGCTGCACGAACTGTGGATGAAGGCTCTCGCCTTCGAGGCGGCTGATGGATCGCGGGCGGTGCTGATCACGAGCGACTTCCAGGGGGTACCGCGGTCGATGAGTGACCGGGTGTTCGAGCAGCTGAAGTCGAAGTTCGGGCTGACGCGAGCGCAGGTGATGTTCACGTTCTCGCACAATCACTGCGGGCCGCGGCTGGGGGATGACCTGATCGATTACTACCCGGTCGAGGCGGCGCAGGAGGACCTGGTTCGCGAGTACACCGACCGGATGGTCGAGCGAACGGTGAAGCTGGTGGGCGATGCGCTCGCGCGATTGGACCCGGCGAGAGTTGCGACGGGGATGGGGCGGGCGACGTTTGCGGTGAACCGGCGGAACAACCCGGAGAAGGACGTCCCGACGCTGATTGCGGAGGGGAAGCTGCGCGGGCCGGTGGATCATGATGTGCCGGTGATGCGCGTGGACCGGGCGGACGGGACGCCGCTGGCCATTCTGTTCGGGTATGCGTGTCATCCGACGACGCTGAGCTTCACGCAGTGGTGCGGGGACTATCCGGGGTTCGCCCAGATCGAGGTTGAGCGGGCGTATTCCGGGGCGACGGCGATGTTCGTCAATACGTGCGGCGGCGATCAGAACCCGCTGCCGCGGCGGACGGTGGAACTGTGTGAGTCCTATGGGCGTCAACTGGCGGTGGGCGTGCTCGATGGGCTCAAGCGGCCGCTGAAGCCGGTGACTCCGAAGCTGAAGACGGCCTTCGAGCTGATTGAGCTGCCGTACCTGGAGGTGATGTCGCGGCAGCACCTGGAGCAGTTTGCGGGGGACAGCGCGGCGATCAAGGCGCGGTGGGCGAAGCGGCTTTTGAAGCAGCTGGATGAAGGAGTGAAGTTTGAAACGGGGTCACCGTATCCGCTGCATGCGTGGCTGTTGGGGGACGACACGCTGATGCTGGGGATGGGGGCGGAGACGGTGGTGGACTACGCGATCCGATTCAAAGGGGAGTATGGGCCGGGAACGTGGGTGTGCGGTTATTCGGACGACATGCTGGCGTATGTGCCGTCGCGGCGGGTGTGGGATGAGGGGGGGTATGAGGGGGGATCGAATCTGTTTGAGTATGGTCGGCCGGCGCTGCGGTGGGCGGGGGATATTGAGACGCGGATCGCGGAGGGGATGGAGCGGTTGGTGAGGCGGGTGCGCGCGAAGTGAGGGCTCGGCAACGCGAAGCGGAGCTTCGCAGAGAGTGCGTTCCCAAGCCGGAGCTTGAGAACGAGGAATGGGTGCCACGGTCGTGTCGGTCGTGCGCTGCGGGCGGCGGTGACATTGGGAGGCCGCGTTCTGCGAATGCACGGCTCACAGAGCCGTGGCACGCACGATGTCGAAGGACGCCGCTGGCGACACTTGACCGGCGGCTAGCGCCGTCCGCTCACTGGTTCATTTCAACGACTGGAGGAACGCGAGCAGGTCGCGCCATTCCTGGACCGTCATACGGTCAACCAGTTTCTCCGGCATGACGGACGTCTGGACGGGGCGTCGCTCCTCGATCTCGGCCGTCTTGAGCTCGATCGTCTTGCCTTCGCTGTCGCCGAGGATCGTTTTGCCTTCGTTCTCGTGGACGATCATGCCGGTGAAGACCCGGCCGTCGACGTGGACCATCTGCCAGTTGGTGAACTGGGGTGAGACTTCCTTGCTGGGTTCGAGGATGGAGCCGATGAGCTTTTCGCGGGTGAAGGTGGCGCCGATTCTGGAGAGGTCGGGACCGACTTTGCCGCCGCGGCCGTGGACAGTGTGGCAGTTGGAGCAGCCAGGCCCTTTCGGATTGAAAAAGACAAAGTCACCCCGAAGTTCGATTTCAGTCAAGTTGCGTTGCCCTGCCCCTCTCCAGTCGATCGCAACTGGCCGCTCCGGAGGCTGTCGAAAGTTATTCATCGGAAAGGCGCGACCAGCCCCGAAGATCAACCACCATTGCTGCCCGAGAGCATCGACGTCCGGCGGTCCTTGGAATCCGGGAACGAACGTACCTGCGGTCTTGAACAACTCGTCCAGGCGCGCGACAACAACGTCGTCGTGACCCAAGCCACCACGAAATGCGGTCACCGCCATCTCCGGGGCAGTCGTGGAACTCAAGAGAAAGTCTTTGATCTCCTGATTCCGCGGGTTCGCGACAAAATGACGAATCACTCCGAGCAGGGCATTCTGTGGATAGCCGCTCTGCATGGCGGCCATCGCCATGAGGGGCGACAGGGCATCGGCCCCCGTTCGGAATGCGAGAGTCCTGATCGCCTCGCGACGAACCGACGGATCCGCATGACGGATCAACTGGTCCAGCAGTTCGATCGAAAGGACCTCGTCATCCGGATCCACCAGCCTCAGCGCCTCCACCAGCACGGCCGGCGACGCCTTCTCGTCCTTCAGCAGCGGCGCCACATATTTTCCCGCTGGCGTCTTGTCGAAGTCTTTTGGATCCTTCCCATCGATCATTTCGAGGGCGGCGATTGTCGAGAGGAAGAGATCGCGATCCATCGGCGATTGGGTGAGACATTTCTCGACGACGGGACGTAACGACTTCATTCGCTGCTCACCGGCCCATTGGACGGCGGCGCGGCGAACGATCAGATCATGTCGCTTCAGGCCAGCCTCGATCGCTGATTCGTTCGCGGGATCGATCCGCTTGAGGGCGAGCAGCGCGACGAGACGCACGCGCGAGGAGAGACTGGCGTCGCTGGAGACCAGCTGAACCAGCTTGTCGGCGGGCATCTCCGTGGCGCAATCACGGGCGAGAGCGCAGAGCCCGAAGGCATCCATTCCGTCGACCGCCGAATTGATCAATTCCACGATCTTCTTCGGAGCCGTTCCCGCGGCCGATCTCAGCAAGGGGATGAACGCTTTCACCCCGCCGAGAACGTACATCGGGTCGGCGCCGGCCGGGTCCTTCAGCAGCGCCTGCATCCGCTGCACGGAGGGGGCGTTGTCGAAATGGGCCATTAGCGTAAACGTCGAATCGAACGGTGCGGGCTTCGGTCCGAAGAGATCGCGCAGCTGGCGCGGCTCGTCCGCCTTTTCTCCCACGACGATCGCGGCCAGCGCTTCGTACTTCGCCCGTTCGGACGCATCGGCGTCGCGAAGAACGGCCACGTTCTGCAGCCCGTTCAGTTCGCCCAGGCGGCGGGCCGCCAGACGTCGCACAGCACCGACTGGCGATTCGAGACTCTGCTTGAGGATGCCGGGCCGCTCTTCCTTCTGAATCGCCGAGAAGTCGGGCCTTCGACGTTCGCCGTCAACGGCCGAGATGCGCCAGATGCGGCCTTTGCCGTGCAGCTTGTACTCCCGAAGGACCCAGTCGGTGCAGTACATGCTGCCATCGGGAGCGAGGGCGAGGCCGACGGGGCGGAAGCTTTCACCGCCGACGATGACGGGCTCGGCGACGGATTCGAAGGAAAGGCCTTTGGGCTTCAGGCGGAACACATCGATGCGGTGGTCGCCCCACGACGTCGCGAACAGATGCCCGCGGTAGTTCTCGGGGAGGGCATCGTGTTCATAGGCAATCACGCCCGAAGGAGCTTCTCCTGTTCCAGCCACCATCGGCAGCGTGCCGGGGAGTTCGCCGTTCCAGCTCGTGAAGGGGTGCAGGCCTTTGCGGCCGTTCTTGAAGTGATAGCCGTAGTCGCCGCCTTCGATGATGTGGAGCAGGCGGCAGGGGGGACGGCTGTCGGGGTCGTTGTCGACCGAGAACATCCGGCCGAAGGCGTCGAAGCAGGAGGCATGAGGATTCCAGCAGCCGTTGGCCCAGAAGCGGAACTCCGTGCCATCGGGGCGGAAGCGGTAGACGTGGCCACCCTCATCGTGTTCATAGACGACGGCGCCGCTGCGGTCGCGAACCTTGTAGGGCTCGCCGAGGTTTTCGCCCATGCCGACGAACATGTAGCCGACGGCATCAAACGCGAAGCCGGCGAAGCCGTTGTGGGGGTAGTTGCCTTTGGTGTCGAGTTCGAAGAGGACGGTGCGGCGGTCGGAGACGTCGTCGGCGTTGGTGTCTTCGAGGAGCAGGACCTGGTTCCGCGTGGCGACGTAGACCTGGGTCGTCTTCGCGAGGGCGGCGGCGTCACCCTGGTCGACGCCCTTGAGACGGATGGGCTTCATCCAGACGGGTCGGACGGCGACGGACATGGTGGCGGTGAAGCCATCGGCGAAGACCGTGGGTGGTTTGGCTTTGCCGGTTTCGTCAGTGCTGAAGACGAGGATGCGGTCGGAGGGATGGCCGGGGTAGTTCTCGGGTCGGAAGTGGGTGTTGCACTCGATGGCCCAGACTCGGCCGTGCGAATCGACATCGAGACCGGTGGGCGTCGCGATGAGCGGCTGTTCGGCGAACAGGTCGATCCTGATCTTCGGATCGAGCGAACGGGGCATGTCGTCGGCCGCGAAAGCGGTCGCGGCGAAACACAATGCGAGCAACGCGAGACAAACGCAGCGCATGCGATGGGCTCCGAGGAAGGCCCCACGAGGATAGCGTGACGGCCACCGCTTGGGATCATTGCGCGAAGCATCCGGTGGAAAAGCCGGGCTTCTCTCTCCGATTCACGACGCCTGACGAGTGATGCGCAGCATCAAGACCCGGAAGCCGGGCTGTTGACGGCGGCCGCACCGCGGTGACGGCATCGAGACACGAGCGATGCGACCCAGGCGGCCAGGAGGGGAGGGCCCCACAAGGCGGCCGCATCGGTCATCCGCTCCCGCGGAGGGACGAACGGAATCGTGCAGAGAAGATTCAGAACGGCGTACGAGACTGCAAGAACGGCGACGAGCCGGAGTGTTGCCAGTGTCTGCATTGCGTCCCCGGACGGCGGCGGGCGCAGCGGCAGTGTCAGATAAAAAACGACTCCCACAAGCAGCAACGCCAGGCTGACCGGATACTGG contains:
- a CDS encoding neutral/alkaline non-lysosomal ceramidase N-terminal domain-containing protein translates to MSQKVTRRQTLLGLGAVAGGLLFAPSLCAAETTWKAGVSREVITPDTPVWLAGYGSRRAPEGKLHELWMKALAFEAADGSRAVLITSDFQGVPRSMSDRVFEQLKSKFGLTRAQVMFTFSHNHCGPRLGDDLIDYYPVEAAQEDLVREYTDRMVERTVKLVGDALARLDPARVATGMGRATFAVNRRNNPEKDVPTLIAEGKLRGPVDHDVPVMRVDRADGTPLAILFGYACHPTTLSFTQWCGDYPGFAQIEVERAYSGATAMFVNTCGGDQNPLPRRTVELCESYGRQLAVGVLDGLKRPLKPVTPKLKTAFELIELPYLEVMSRQHLEQFAGDSAAIKARWAKRLLKQLDEGVKFETGSPYPLHAWLLGDDTLMLGMGAETVVDYAIRFKGEYGPGTWVCGYSDDMLAYVPSRRVWDEGGYEGGSNLFEYGRPALRWAGDIETRIAEGMERLVRRVRAK
- a CDS encoding PVC-type heme-binding CxxCH protein; its protein translation is MRCVCLALLALCFAATAFAADDMPRSLDPKIRIDLFAEQPLIATPTGLDVDSHGRVWAIECNTHFRPENYPGHPSDRILVFSTDETGKAKPPTVFADGFTATMSVAVRPVWMKPIRLKGVDQGDAAALAKTTQVYVATRNQVLLLEDTNADDVSDRRTVLFELDTKGNYPHNGFAGFAFDAVGYMFVGMGENLGEPYKVRDRSGAVVYEHDEGGHVYRFRPDGTEFRFWANGCWNPHASCFDAFGRMFSVDNDPDSRPPCRLLHIIEGGDYGYHFKNGRKGLHPFTSWNGELPGTLPMVAGTGEAPSGVIAYEHDALPENYRGHLFATSWGDHRIDVFRLKPKGLSFESVAEPVIVGGESFRPVGLALAPDGSMYCTDWVLREYKLHGKGRIWRISAVDGERRRPDFSAIQKEERPGILKQSLESPVGAVRRLAARRLGELNGLQNVAVLRDADASERAKYEALAAIVVGEKADEPRQLRDLFGPKPAPFDSTFTLMAHFDNAPSVQRMQALLKDPAGADPMYVLGGVKAFIPLLRSAAGTAPKKIVELINSAVDGMDAFGLCALARDCATEMPADKLVQLVSSDASLSSRVRLVALLALKRIDPANESAIEAGLKRHDLIVRRAAVQWAGEQRMKSLRPVVEKCLTQSPMDRDLFLSTIAALEMIDGKDPKDFDKTPAGKYVAPLLKDEKASPAVLVEALRLVDPDDEVLSIELLDQLIRHADPSVRREAIRTLAFRTGADALSPLMAMAAMQSGYPQNALLGVIRHFVANPRNQEIKDFLLSSTTAPEMAVTAFRGGLGHDDVVVARLDELFKTAGTFVPGFQGPPDVDALGQQWWLIFGAGRAFPMNNFRQPPERPVAIDWRGAGQRNLTEIELRGDFVFFNPKGPGCSNCHTVHGRGGKVGPDLSRIGATFTREKLIGSILEPSKEVSPQFTNWQMVHVDGRVFTGMIVHENEGKTILGDSEGKTIELKTAEIEERRPVQTSVMPEKLVDRMTVQEWRDLLAFLQSLK